The proteins below come from a single Streptococcus porcinus genomic window:
- a CDS encoding Cof-type HAD-IIB family hydrolase, protein MIKLVATDMDGTFLTEKHTYDKKRLAALLPKLKAKGITFAVSSGRSLLAIEQLFADFLDDIALIAENGSLVQYQNQVIFADFMTKKQYVEVAERILENPYYVETGMLFSGQKASYILEGASQDYINRMHLFYENIKIISDFDEMDDDSIFKITTTFTGETVLDGSAWLDQKIPYISAVTTGFESIDVILAEVNKGFGIAHLCQALDIKAEEVIAFGDNLNDYQMLEYVGQAVATANARPEIIALADQVIGHCNEQAVLTYLEGLVSEDDL, encoded by the coding sequence ATGATAAAATTAGTTGCTACAGATATGGATGGCACCTTTTTAACTGAAAAGCATACTTATGATAAGAAACGACTAGCAGCACTACTTCCCAAGCTAAAAGCTAAGGGGATTACCTTTGCTGTTTCAAGTGGCCGCTCTCTTTTAGCAATTGAGCAACTGTTTGCAGATTTCTTGGATGACATTGCTCTCATTGCGGAAAATGGCTCCCTAGTCCAGTACCAGAATCAGGTTATTTTTGCCGATTTTATGACTAAAAAACAATATGTTGAGGTTGCTGAAAGGATTCTAGAAAATCCGTATTATGTTGAAACGGGAATGCTCTTTTCTGGCCAGAAAGCTTCTTATATTTTAGAAGGTGCTAGTCAAGATTACATTAATCGAATGCATTTATTTTATGAAAATATCAAAATAATTAGTGATTTTGATGAGATGGATGACGATTCGATTTTTAAAATCACAACAACATTTACAGGCGAGACGGTTCTAGATGGCAGTGCTTGGTTAGATCAGAAAATCCCATACATTTCAGCTGTGACCACTGGTTTTGAATCTATAGATGTTATTTTAGCAGAAGTGAATAAGGGGTTTGGTATTGCTCACTTGTGTCAAGCACTTGATATTAAAGCCGAGGAAGTCATTGCCTTTGGAGATAATCTAAATGATTATCAAATGTTAGAATATGTTGGCCAGGCAGTCGCAACTGCTAATGCTCGACCAGAAATCATTGCTTTAGCTGACCAGGTTATTGGTCATTGCAATGAGCAGGCTGTTTTAACTTATTTAGAAGGGTTGGTGTCAGAAGATGACTTATAA
- the smc gene encoding chromosome segregation protein SMC, with the protein MFLKKIEMQGFKSFADKTKIEFEKGVTAVVGPNGSGKSNITESLRWALGESSAKSLRGGKMPDIIFAGTESRNALNFAEVAIVLDNSDEFIKAAGKEIRVERHIYRNGDSDYLIDGKKVRLRDIHDLFMDTGLGRDSFSIISQGRVEEIFNSKPEERRTIFEEAAGVLKYKTRKKETQSKLTQTQDNLDRLDDIIYELETQVGPLEKQATVAREYNQLEGERQDLHLSILVEDVRKDKKQLGQLQTSFEELQEELKEYHQHRELLEAKNQKLKEKRQALNRETESKQAELLELTRALADLEKQIDLIKLETSQKNEKKAEANNQIAELEAEIRILKEAEKQKYELLEQLAISSHENTMALEELQENLQRFSGDPDQLIEKLREDYLALMQREASLSNQLTLLTSEIEKDTQEQEDQLKAFSEQEKQVVALEKEHQALLVTYAECSQKLQELLRDYQAKTSQLQDQKKSYQEEQGKLFDLLDQKKAKEARLNSLEAIQKNHSQFYAGVRAVLQASNQLSGILGAVSEHLSFDRKYQTALEIALGASSQNIIVENEVAAKEAIAFLKRTKQGRATFLPLTTLKPRYLSESQERQVQSSPGFLGSAESLVSYDAHLAVIFKNLLNTTLIFDSIDNANKAAKILQYKVRIVTLDGTELRPGGSFAGGANRQTNTTFIKPEMDSLQASLRELNQHLLEQEKAVAHIQTSLQAVESQLLELKDSGERARLEEQELSFKANQLQERLADSQEILANMTKMQSQNSKRDFQTEKRHLDQELEEINQRKYSLSQEIENIKNNKDSINQKKATLTEELAQARLSQRDLANEKRFEESNLDRLEKERQTKEEKVAQLKDLLSNHISEEDIDRLPSLEEDLLEIAERKAQVEQKLVGLRFETEDYQAQLEELEVKLQQEQSQSEVYIRQQSRLEAEQEQVSGRLRTHAKVLSEEFQLSFEEAQAKSHQVEDLAQAKDKLSKLRRQIKALGPVNSDAIAQYEEVSDRLTFLLGQKEDLNKAKNMLLDTIHQMDSEVKARFKVTFEAIRNSFQATFKQMFGGGTADLILTDGDLLTAGIDISVQPPGKKIQSLNLMSGGEKALSALALLFAIIRVKIIPFVILDEVEAALDEANVKRFGDYLNRFDKDSQFIVVTHRKGTMAAADSIYGITMQESGVSKVVSVKLKDSEKLSFLN; encoded by the coding sequence ATGTTTTTAAAAAAGATTGAAATGCAGGGCTTCAAATCGTTTGCGGATAAAACCAAAATCGAATTTGAAAAAGGTGTTACTGCGGTTGTTGGTCCTAATGGGTCAGGTAAATCAAATATCACAGAAAGTTTACGTTGGGCTTTGGGTGAGTCTAGTGCAAAAAGCTTGCGGGGCGGTAAGATGCCTGATATTATTTTTGCGGGAACTGAGAGCCGTAATGCTCTTAATTTTGCAGAAGTAGCCATTGTTTTAGACAACTCAGACGAGTTTATTAAAGCTGCTGGTAAAGAAATTCGTGTAGAACGACACATTTATCGAAATGGAGACAGTGATTACCTCATTGATGGTAAAAAAGTTCGTTTGCGAGACATTCATGATTTATTTATGGATACTGGATTAGGGCGAGATTCTTTCTCAATCATTTCTCAAGGGCGTGTTGAAGAAATTTTTAACAGCAAACCAGAAGAAAGAAGGACAATCTTTGAAGAAGCAGCCGGAGTACTCAAATATAAAACACGAAAAAAAGAAACACAAAGTAAACTGACTCAAACTCAGGATAATTTGGATCGTTTAGATGATATTATTTATGAATTAGAAACTCAAGTAGGTCCCTTAGAAAAGCAGGCGACAGTAGCACGAGAGTATAATCAACTTGAAGGAGAACGTCAAGACTTGCATCTGTCAATCTTAGTGGAAGATGTCAGAAAAGATAAAAAGCAACTCGGCCAGCTTCAAACCTCATTTGAAGAACTTCAAGAAGAGTTAAAAGAATATCATCAGCATCGGGAATTGCTGGAAGCAAAAAACCAAAAACTCAAAGAAAAACGACAAGCTCTGAACCGCGAAACTGAAAGTAAGCAGGCAGAGCTATTAGAATTAACCCGGGCTTTGGCTGACCTTGAAAAACAGATTGACCTCATCAAACTAGAAACAAGTCAGAAAAATGAAAAAAAAGCAGAAGCAAACAACCAAATCGCTGAGCTAGAAGCCGAGATAAGGATATTAAAAGAAGCTGAGAAGCAAAAGTATGAGCTTTTAGAGCAGTTGGCAATCAGTAGCCATGAGAATACAATGGCTTTGGAAGAACTTCAAGAGAACTTGCAACGCTTTTCAGGCGATCCCGACCAATTGATTGAAAAACTAAGAGAAGATTATTTAGCTCTGATGCAAAGAGAAGCAAGTTTATCCAATCAACTAACTTTGTTGACTTCTGAAATTGAAAAGGATACTCAGGAACAAGAAGACCAGCTTAAGGCTTTTTCTGAACAAGAAAAACAGGTTGTTGCATTAGAAAAAGAACACCAAGCGTTATTAGTAACTTACGCTGAATGTTCCCAAAAGCTTCAAGAACTATTGAGAGACTACCAAGCTAAGACGAGTCAACTACAAGATCAAAAGAAAAGCTATCAAGAAGAACAAGGAAAGCTTTTTGACTTGTTGGATCAGAAAAAAGCTAAAGAAGCTAGATTGAATAGTTTAGAAGCCATTCAAAAGAATCACAGTCAATTTTATGCAGGGGTTCGTGCAGTTTTACAAGCCAGTAATCAGTTATCAGGTATTTTAGGAGCTGTCAGTGAACATTTAAGTTTTGACAGGAAATACCAAACAGCCTTAGAGATTGCTTTAGGTGCAAGCAGTCAAAATATTATTGTTGAAAATGAAGTTGCCGCTAAAGAAGCCATTGCTTTTTTGAAACGGACAAAACAAGGACGAGCAACCTTTTTGCCACTTACTACCCTAAAACCTCGTTACTTGTCTGAAAGTCAGGAAAGACAAGTGCAATCTAGCCCAGGTTTCCTTGGTAGTGCAGAATCATTAGTCTCTTATGATGCTCACTTAGCTGTTATCTTTAAAAATTTATTGAATACCACTCTAATCTTTGATTCTATTGACAATGCCAACAAAGCGGCTAAGATTTTGCAATACAAGGTTCGTATCGTGACACTTGATGGAACCGAGTTGAGGCCAGGAGGCTCATTCGCAGGAGGCGCTAATCGTCAAACGAATACCACCTTTATAAAACCAGAAATGGATAGTCTTCAAGCCAGTTTAAGGGAGTTAAACCAGCACCTTCTTGAGCAAGAAAAGGCAGTCGCACATATTCAAACAAGCCTACAAGCAGTAGAAAGTCAGCTCCTAGAACTAAAAGATTCAGGAGAAAGAGCTCGTCTAGAGGAGCAAGAATTATCCTTTAAGGCAAATCAATTGCAAGAACGTCTAGCTGATTCACAAGAGATTTTAGCAAATATGACTAAGATGCAGTCTCAAAATAGCAAACGTGATTTCCAAACTGAGAAAAGGCACTTAGATCAAGAACTTGAAGAGATTAACCAAAGGAAATATAGCTTAAGTCAGGAAATTGAGAATATTAAGAATAATAAAGATTCAATTAATCAGAAAAAAGCTACCTTAACAGAAGAACTTGCCCAAGCTCGGTTAAGCCAAAGAGACTTGGCTAATGAAAAGCGTTTTGAAGAGAGTAACCTCGATAGATTAGAAAAAGAACGACAGACAAAAGAAGAAAAAGTGGCCCAACTAAAAGACTTATTGTCAAACCATATTTCAGAAGAAGACATTGACCGTCTACCCTCTTTGGAAGAAGATTTATTGGAAATTGCAGAGCGCAAGGCCCAGGTTGAACAAAAATTGGTAGGTCTGCGCTTTGAAACAGAGGATTATCAAGCACAGCTGGAAGAATTAGAAGTTAAACTTCAGCAAGAACAGTCTCAAAGTGAAGTATACATTCGGCAACAGAGTCGGTTGGAAGCTGAACAAGAACAAGTCTCAGGACGCTTGCGTACTCATGCAAAAGTCTTATCAGAAGAGTTCCAACTTAGCTTTGAAGAGGCTCAAGCTAAAAGTCATCAGGTAGAGGATTTGGCTCAAGCAAAAGACAAGCTTTCTAAACTTCGTCGCCAAATTAAAGCCCTGGGCCCAGTTAATAGCGATGCTATTGCGCAGTACGAAGAAGTTTCAGACCGTCTAACATTCTTACTTGGTCAAAAAGAAGATCTTAACAAGGCTAAAAATATGCTTCTTGATACTATCCACCAAATGGATTCAGAAGTAAAAGCTCGCTTTAAAGTAACCTTTGAGGCCATTAGAAATAGTTTCCAAGCAACCTTTAAGCAAATGTTTGGTGGAGGTACTGCAGATCTCATTCTTACTGATGGAGATTTGCTTACTGCTGGGATTGATATTTCCGTGCAACCACCTGGGAAGAAAATCCAGTCTCTTAACTTGATGTCTGGTGGGGAAAAGGCCCTTTCAGCCCTAGCTCTGCTTTTTGCTATCATCCGTGTAAAAATAATACCTTTTGTTATTCTTGATGAAGTTGAAGCAGCACTTGATGAGGCTAACGTTAAACGTTTTGGTGACTATTTGAATCGTTTTGACAAGGATAGTCAGTTTATTGTGGTTACCCATCGCAAGGGAACGATGGCAGCAGCAGATAGTATTTACGGGATTACGATGCAAGAATCGGGAGTTTCAAAAGTAGTCTCTGTTAAATTGAAAGATTCAGAAAAACTTAGCTTTTTAAATTAA
- the ftsY gene encoding signal recognition particle-docking protein FtsY yields MGLFDKLFGSKKPKEKRDFPDVTEMKDDTNDSEPASLADDTTRDDSSVTNDQTEKQLPTRDQSQGELNSVKPLEDENEVPLTPDQASSYSEAGFESETSPRQKEINDSEMGNIQTQEEKILIHNYETKETDNHQTGEEGTSPYSIVEEYDQGKPAFEEQLGQEKVSNYDNKSIEVKPDPSEVVETQDHIEESNQEKYDRSLKKTRSGFASRLNAFLANFRSVDEEFFEELEEMLILSDVGVTVATTLTDQLRQEAKLENAKKPEALRRVIIEKLVAIYEKDGNYNEKINYQNSLTVMLFVGVNGVGKTTSIGKLAYRYKSEGKKVMLVAADTFRAGAVAQLVEWGRRVDVPVVTGSEKADPASVVFDGVEKAVAENVDILLIDTAGRLQNKENLMAELEKMGRIIKRVIPDAPHETLLALDASTGQNALSQAKEFSKIMPLTGLILTKIDGTAKGGVVLAIRQELDIPVKFIGFGEKIDDIGEFDSEEFMKGLLGNMI; encoded by the coding sequence ATGGGACTTTTTGATAAATTATTTGGTTCAAAGAAGCCGAAAGAAAAACGTGATTTTCCAGATGTGACTGAAATGAAAGACGACACTAATGATTCAGAACCTGCTAGTTTAGCTGATGATACTACTAGGGATGATTCTAGTGTAACTAATGACCAAACAGAAAAACAATTACCAACAAGAGATCAAAGCCAAGGTGAGCTAAATAGTGTTAAACCACTAGAGGATGAAAATGAAGTACCATTAACACCGGATCAAGCTTCTAGTTATTCAGAAGCTGGTTTTGAAAGTGAAACTTCCCCACGTCAGAAAGAAATAAATGATTCAGAAATGGGGAATATACAGACGCAAGAAGAGAAGATATTAATCCATAATTATGAGACAAAAGAGACTGATAATCATCAAACAGGAGAAGAGGGAACGAGTCCTTACTCTATAGTAGAAGAATATGATCAAGGTAAACCAGCATTTGAAGAGCAATTAGGGCAAGAGAAAGTTTCAAATTATGATAACAAGTCTATAGAAGTTAAGCCTGATCCTTCAGAAGTAGTAGAAACACAAGATCATATAGAGGAAAGTAATCAAGAAAAATATGACCGTAGTCTGAAAAAAACGAGATCAGGTTTTGCTAGTCGTTTGAATGCTTTTTTAGCTAATTTTAGAAGTGTTGATGAAGAATTCTTTGAAGAGCTAGAGGAGATGCTAATTCTTTCTGATGTCGGTGTGACGGTTGCAACAACTCTAACCGATCAGCTTCGCCAAGAAGCAAAATTAGAAAACGCCAAAAAACCGGAGGCACTGAGACGAGTGATCATTGAAAAATTGGTCGCTATTTATGAAAAAGATGGCAACTATAACGAAAAAATTAATTATCAGAATAGTCTGACGGTTATGCTTTTTGTAGGTGTTAATGGTGTTGGTAAGACTACTTCAATCGGCAAGTTAGCCTATCGTTATAAAAGTGAAGGCAAGAAAGTTATGTTAGTAGCTGCGGATACTTTCCGGGCTGGAGCTGTAGCGCAACTAGTTGAATGGGGGCGCCGTGTTGATGTGCCAGTAGTGACCGGTTCTGAAAAAGCTGATCCAGCCTCTGTTGTGTTTGATGGAGTTGAGAAAGCAGTTGCTGAAAATGTTGATATTCTCTTGATTGATACAGCTGGTCGTCTGCAGAATAAGGAAAATCTCATGGCTGAGCTAGAGAAAATGGGACGAATTATTAAAAGGGTTATTCCGGATGCGCCTCATGAAACGTTATTAGCTTTAGATGCGTCCACTGGTCAAAATGCTCTTAGTCAAGCTAAAGAGTTTTCAAAAATTATGCCTCTAACAGGTTTGATTTTAACAAAGATTGATGGTACAGCTAAGGGAGGGGTTGTCTTAGCAATTCGTCAAGAATTGGACATTCCTGTTAAATTCATTGGTTTTGGTGAAAAAATTGATGATATTGGAGAATTTGATTCAGAAGAATTCATGAAAGGTTTACTCGGAAATATGATTTAA
- the rnc gene encoding ribonuclease III yields the protein MKKLKALLKETFNIVFNDQDLLETAFTHTSYANEHRLLNISHNERLEFLGDAVLQLIISEYLFKKYPHKPEGDLSKLRSMIVREESLAGFSRFCSFDTYIKLGKGEEKSGGRNRDTILGDLFEAFLGALLLDKGIEEVRLFLNQVMISQVEKGNFEKVKDYKTGLQEVLQAKGDVQIDYQVVKESGPAHAKQFEVAILVNQEVISRGIGKSKKIAEQNAAKKALEHLSEE from the coding sequence ATGAAAAAACTTAAAGCCTTACTCAAGGAGACTTTTAATATTGTATTTAATGATCAGGACTTACTTGAAACAGCTTTTACCCATACTTCCTATGCAAATGAGCATCGTCTCCTAAACATTTCACATAATGAACGTTTGGAATTTTTAGGAGACGCCGTTCTGCAACTGATTATTTCAGAATATTTATTTAAAAAGTACCCACATAAGCCTGAAGGTGATCTTTCAAAGTTACGGTCAATGATTGTTCGTGAAGAAAGTTTAGCAGGTTTTTCTCGCTTTTGTTCTTTTGATACCTATATTAAGTTGGGAAAAGGTGAGGAGAAATCAGGAGGTCGCAATCGTGATACTATCCTAGGAGACCTATTTGAAGCTTTTTTAGGTGCACTGCTATTAGATAAGGGAATTGAAGAAGTCCGACTTTTTCTTAATCAAGTCATGATTTCGCAGGTTGAAAAAGGTAATTTTGAGAAAGTCAAAGACTACAAAACAGGCCTTCAAGAAGTTTTGCAGGCAAAAGGTGATGTCCAAATTGACTACCAAGTCGTTAAAGAAAGTGGCCCAGCACATGCTAAACAATTCGAGGTTGCTATCTTGGTTAATCAAGAAGTTATCAGCAGAGGAATTGGTAAATCAAAAAAGATTGCTGAACAAAATGCTGCAAAAAAAGCCCTTGAACACTTAAGTGAGGAATAA
- a CDS encoding kinase has translation MKRYMIFLGMILACATFLTPVQPVYANASEYLDDLEEANRPRQHSSISISVVGYDRDTKKEFYIQGLDFEVTSSKVTKKDLLDAINSKYAHSRMDNQFVALDFNGDAKIINREGKLIKAESDGSVNLSVNPNEHYRLTGHVTVGRRPEAPIKNPIDRVLVRRNFTFKPLNTDGKILRKNLAIPEVREVNSVITVADLKCSAEEVLKQLDSNYTILEVDELSVKHDDHTFSTIEENAPYTVKAREYKPFHPQDDELMSGNQDTINETYIIIRKDYLDERGNLKYEKVTVNYVEQSSNKVLMNSQYRLMPYEMHRIDFLDPYDYQTRNKLLRNSLDDYGIFGYTISGKVDIVKSEGSRQVNVYMVKRDPNLRPFDHAGYDNGASYEEAKEYSYLHGLTAPNLENGKFEMEMKPK, from the coding sequence ATGAAAAGGTATATGATATTTTTAGGAATGATACTCGCTTGTGCAACTTTTCTCACGCCCGTGCAACCCGTTTATGCTAATGCGTCAGAATATTTAGATGATTTAGAAGAGGCAAATCGACCTCGCCAACATTCCTCGATTTCAATTTCGGTAGTGGGATATGATAGAGATACGAAGAAAGAATTTTATATTCAAGGTTTGGACTTTGAAGTAACGTCATCTAAAGTTACAAAAAAAGATTTGCTAGATGCTATCAATAGTAAATATGCTCATTCGCGGATGGATAATCAATTTGTTGCCTTAGACTTTAATGGAGATGCTAAAATTATCAATCGTGAAGGTAAACTCATTAAAGCTGAATCAGATGGCTCAGTAAATCTTTCTGTAAATCCTAACGAACACTATAGGCTGACCGGTCATGTTACTGTTGGAAGAAGGCCTGAGGCTCCTATTAAGAATCCTATTGATCGAGTGCTAGTTCGAAGAAACTTCACTTTCAAGCCGCTCAATACTGATGGGAAGATACTCCGTAAAAACCTAGCCATACCGGAGGTTAGAGAGGTTAATTCGGTGATTACGGTTGCCGATTTAAAATGTTCTGCTGAAGAAGTACTTAAACAGTTGGATTCAAATTATACGATATTAGAAGTAGACGAACTTTCAGTAAAGCATGATGATCACACTTTCAGTACAATTGAGGAAAATGCTCCCTATACTGTAAAAGCTAGAGAGTACAAACCGTTTCATCCACAAGATGATGAATTAATGAGTGGGAACCAGGATACAATTAATGAGACTTACATTATCATTAGAAAAGATTATCTGGATGAAAGAGGTAATCTAAAATATGAAAAAGTAACTGTGAACTATGTTGAACAATCCAGTAATAAAGTGCTAATGAATAGCCAATATCGACTGATGCCTTATGAAATGCACCGTATAGATTTTCTTGATCCCTATGACTATCAAACTAGGAATAAACTCCTTAGAAATAGTCTTGATGATTATGGGATCTTTGGTTATACTATCTCAGGGAAAGTAGACATAGTGAAATCAGAGGGTTCAAGGCAAGTTAATGTCTATATGGTGAAACGAGATCCAAATCTCAGACCTTTTGACCATGCTGGTTATGATAACGGAGCTTCCTATGAAGAAGCTAAAGAATACAGTTACTTACATGGTTTAACAGCTCCCAACCTTGAAAATGGAAAATTTGAAATGGAAATGAAACCAAAATAG
- a CDS encoding MBL fold metallo-hydrolase produces MLEQEGFKYSILASGSTGNSFYLETPKKRILVDAGLTGKKIISLLAEIDRKPEDLDAILITHEHSDHIKGVGVLARKYHLDIYANQKTWQIIDDRNMIGKIDTNQKYIFDRDKVMTFGDLDIESFGVSHDAADPQFYRFMKDNKSFVMLTDTGYVSDRMSGIIDNADAYLIESNHDIEILRSGSYPWSLKQRILSDKGHLSNEDGAGAMIRSIGYKTKKIFLGHLSKENNIKELAHMTMENQLAMVDLAVGTDFKVYDTSPDSACSLTDI; encoded by the coding sequence ATGCTAGAGCAAGAAGGATTTAAATATAGTATTTTAGCATCGGGGTCTACTGGTAATAGTTTCTATTTAGAAACCCCTAAAAAACGCATACTTGTTGATGCGGGATTGACTGGTAAAAAAATTATCAGTCTCTTAGCAGAAATAGATCGGAAGCCAGAAGATTTAGATGCTATATTAATTACACATGAACATTCTGATCATATAAAAGGAGTCGGTGTTCTTGCTCGTAAGTATCATCTTGATATTTATGCTAACCAAAAAACGTGGCAGATTATTGATGATAGAAATATGATTGGAAAAATTGATACTAACCAAAAATATATTTTTGACCGTGATAAGGTCATGACGTTTGGAGACCTTGATATTGAAAGTTTTGGTGTCAGTCATGATGCGGCAGATCCTCAATTTTACCGGTTTATGAAAGATAATAAATCATTCGTTATGTTAACAGATACTGGGTATGTGAGTGATCGTATGTCTGGTATTATTGATAATGCAGATGCTTATTTGATTGAATCAAATCATGATATTGAGATTTTAAGATCCGGATCTTATCCATGGAGTTTAAAACAGCGGATTTTATCTGATAAGGGCCACTTGTCAAATGAAGATGGTGCTGGTGCAATGATTCGCAGTATAGGTTATAAGACTAAGAAAATTTTCCTTGGGCACTTGAGTAAGGAAAATAATATAAAAGAATTAGCTCATATGACAATGGAAAATCAATTAGCGATGGTGGATTTAGCAGTAGGAACTGACTTTAAAGTATATGATACATCGCCAGATAGTGCTTGTTCCTTAACAGATATATAG
- a CDS encoding Cof-type HAD-IIB family hydrolase: MTYKILALDLDGTLFNSEKTVSDANKAALASARELGIKVVITTGRPLAAIGSLLTELNLVNDDEYSITFNGGLVQKNTGQVLDKSSLTFNQVAFIYQELNALGLPTDILSEGIVYSLPSQDGRKSQYHLANPLLGFVELDSLEDLPRDVIFNKIVTVTDADFLDAQLNRVKEETFADFESFKSRDIIFEVMPKGVHKAFGLQLLCQHLGIAAQEVMAVGDEANDLSMLEWAGLGVAMANGTSDAKQVADVVTSLTNDQSGVAEAVQKYILSEEN, translated from the coding sequence ATGACTTATAAGATTTTAGCATTGGATCTTGATGGAACACTTTTTAATAGTGAAAAAACTGTTAGTGATGCTAATAAAGCTGCTTTAGCTAGTGCGAGAGAATTGGGTATAAAAGTTGTGATTACGACGGGTCGTCCTTTAGCGGCTATCGGTAGTTTGCTAACCGAGCTGAATTTGGTCAATGACGATGAGTATAGTATTACTTTTAACGGCGGTTTAGTTCAAAAAAATACCGGTCAGGTTTTAGATAAAAGCTCTTTAACTTTTAATCAAGTTGCTTTTATTTATCAAGAATTGAACGCTTTAGGCTTGCCAACAGATATATTAAGTGAGGGAATTGTTTACAGCCTTCCTAGCCAAGATGGACGCAAGTCACAATATCACTTGGCTAATCCTTTATTGGGATTTGTTGAATTAGATTCTTTAGAGGACTTGCCAAGGGATGTTATCTTTAACAAAATTGTAACGGTAACGGATGCAGACTTTTTAGATGCTCAGTTGAATAGGGTCAAAGAGGAAACATTTGCCGACTTTGAATCCTTTAAATCACGCGACATTATTTTTGAGGTCATGCCTAAAGGGGTACACAAAGCCTTTGGGCTCCAACTTCTTTGCCAGCACCTTGGTATTGCTGCTCAGGAAGTCATGGCTGTTGGTGATGAGGCTAATGACCTTAGTATGCTGGAATGGGCTGGTCTAGGAGTGGCTATGGCAAATGGAACCTCAGATGCAAAACAAGTTGCTGATGTAGTGACGAGTTTGACTAATGATCAGTCAGGTGTAGCCGAAGCTGTCCAAAAATATATATTAAGCGAGGAAAACTAA
- a CDS encoding YkgJ family cysteine cluster protein, producing MTAIDIEHYKDLAQQKQAEHRKFLAQLKKKPPKQLDKMVQEIHDEVFQEIDCRTCANCCKGLGPSFTEADIQRLSKFFRMKLAVFEDLYLEVDEDNDKIFKSMPCPFLGADNLCSIYDVRPKACREFPHTNRKKIYQINHLTIKNTLVCPAAYLFVEKLKNRV from the coding sequence ATGACTGCAATTGATATCGAGCATTACAAAGATTTGGCCCAGCAAAAGCAAGCTGAGCATCGAAAATTTCTGGCTCAACTTAAAAAGAAGCCACCTAAGCAGCTAGATAAAATGGTTCAAGAGATACACGATGAAGTTTTTCAGGAGATTGATTGTAGAACTTGTGCTAATTGCTGTAAGGGACTAGGTCCATCATTCACAGAAGCTGACATTCAGCGTCTATCTAAATTCTTTAGGATGAAGCTGGCGGTTTTCGAAGATCTCTATCTTGAAGTTGATGAAGACAACGATAAAATTTTTAAATCAATGCCTTGTCCTTTTTTAGGCGCTGATAATTTGTGTAGTATTTACGACGTTCGCCCGAAGGCTTGTCGTGAATTTCCACATACAAATCGCAAGAAAATTTATCAAATTAATCATCTGACTATCAAAAACACCTTAGTTTGTCCAGCGGCCTATCTTTTTGTGGAGAAGCTTAAAAACAGGGTCTAA